A DNA window from Daucus carota subsp. sativus chromosome 3, DH1 v3.0, whole genome shotgun sequence contains the following coding sequences:
- the LOC108213518 gene encoding uncharacterized protein LOC108213518, translating to MARWIKPEVYPLMAAMTFVTSMCVFQLTRNVFMNPDVRINKAHRTAGVLDNLEEGEKYRHHGLRKFLRERPPEVMPAINHFFSESDINTK from the exons ATGGCTCGTTGGATCAAACCAGAG GTATATCCTCTGATGGCAGCTATGACATTTGTAACAAGTATGTGTGTTTTTCAGCTCACCAGGAACGTCTTCATGAACCCTGATGTCAG GATTAACAAAGCTCACCGTACAGCAGGTGTACTAGATAACTTGGAAGAAGGAGAGAAATACAGGCACCATGGACTCCGCAAGTTTCTCCGTGAACGCCCACCGGAGGTTATGCCGGCGATCAACCACTTCTTCTCGGAGTCGGACATTAATACCAAATAG